From one Micromonospora siamensis genomic stretch:
- a CDS encoding putative protein N(5)-glutamine methyltransferase, with amino-acid sequence MASAPHHPDRPALVRRLRAAGCVFAEDEAELLIAAADSPAALAALVERRIAGEPLEHLLGWAEFDGLRVAVDPGVFVPRRRTALLVRAATERTAPGPAMVELCCGTGAATLALAPLVRPRWAGAVDVDPAAVACARRNLAPLGVHVWAGDLFDPAPESWRGRLDLVVANAPYVPTDAVALLPPEARLHEAAVALDGGPDGLAVLRRVAAGAARWLAPGGHLVVEASSGQAPTLCAVLAGHGLTPTVLHDDDLGATAVAARRGPG; translated from the coding sequence ATGGCATCCGCCCCGCACCACCCCGACCGTCCCGCCCTCGTCCGTCGGCTCCGCGCCGCCGGCTGCGTCTTCGCCGAGGACGAGGCCGAGCTGCTGATCGCCGCCGCCGACTCCCCGGCGGCACTGGCCGCCCTGGTCGAACGCCGGATCGCCGGTGAACCCCTGGAACACCTCCTCGGTTGGGCCGAGTTCGACGGCCTGCGGGTCGCCGTGGACCCGGGGGTGTTCGTCCCGCGCCGACGTACCGCCCTGCTGGTCCGGGCGGCGACGGAGCGGACCGCACCGGGCCCCGCGATGGTCGAGCTGTGCTGCGGCACCGGCGCGGCCACGTTGGCCCTGGCCCCGCTGGTGCGCCCCCGCTGGGCCGGGGCGGTGGACGTCGACCCGGCGGCGGTGGCGTGCGCCCGCCGCAACCTGGCCCCGCTCGGGGTCCACGTGTGGGCCGGTGACCTCTTCGACCCGGCCCCGGAGAGCTGGCGGGGCCGGCTGGACCTGGTGGTGGCCAACGCCCCGTACGTCCCGACCGACGCGGTGGCGCTGCTGCCGCCCGAGGCGCGGCTGCACGAGGCCGCGGTGGCGCTCGACGGCGGGCCGGACGGGCTGGCCGTGCTGCGCCGGGTGGCGGCAGGGGCGGCGCGGTGGCTCGCGCCCGGCGGTCACCTGGTCGTCGAGGCGAGCAGCGGGCAGGCTCCGACGCTCTGCGCGGTGCTCGCCGGGCACGGCCTCACCCCGACCGTGCTGCACGACGACGACCTCGGTGCCACCGCCGTCGCCGCCCGCCGCGGTCCCGGGTAG
- a CDS encoding ROK family protein gives MGSVGVPVVVGLDNGGTSNNATVLTLDGRFLVDGLMETPSEVRSGPQVAVEALARAFDGVLATTGVPRELVRAVGLDTPGPASATGVISSRGSTNFAHPQWRGFDVRGALQRRLGLPVVYHNDGNAAALYAHHVHFGPDAMRRSSVSAIVGTGLGGGVVESGRVVTGAAGMAGEFGHVHIPLTGLLGPGQAVPTCACGFSGDAESVASLTAIERNLLPYWLPRHPGHPLAAEPPARAAKLVRGYGERGDALAREVFAQQAMALGRLFTIAANFTDPHAYFVGGGVVEAAPEFRDWFLATVREHTVLRDEQAEVATFALVPERDMAGARGVAIAAVEALRAQPAPEPLVGG, from the coding sequence GTGGGCAGCGTGGGCGTCCCGGTGGTGGTGGGCCTCGACAACGGCGGCACCAGCAACAACGCCACCGTGCTGACGCTCGACGGCCGGTTCCTGGTGGACGGGCTGATGGAGACGCCCAGCGAGGTGCGCTCCGGTCCGCAGGTCGCCGTGGAGGCGCTGGCCCGGGCGTTCGACGGGGTGCTGGCGACCACCGGAGTGCCGCGTGAGCTGGTCCGCGCGGTCGGGCTGGACACCCCCGGCCCGGCCAGCGCCACCGGGGTGATCTCCTCCCGGGGCTCGACCAACTTCGCCCACCCGCAGTGGCGCGGCTTCGACGTGCGGGGCGCGCTGCAACGGCGGCTCGGCCTGCCGGTGGTCTACCACAACGACGGCAACGCGGCGGCGCTCTACGCCCACCACGTCCACTTCGGACCGGATGCGATGCGTCGGTCCTCGGTGTCCGCCATCGTCGGCACCGGGCTGGGCGGCGGGGTGGTGGAGAGCGGCCGGGTGGTCACCGGCGCGGCCGGGATGGCCGGGGAGTTCGGCCACGTGCACATCCCGCTCACCGGCCTACTCGGCCCGGGCCAGGCGGTGCCGACCTGCGCCTGCGGCTTCTCCGGGGACGCCGAGAGCGTCGCCTCGCTGACCGCGATCGAGCGGAACCTGCTGCCGTACTGGCTGCCCCGCCACCCCGGCCACCCGCTCGCCGCCGAGCCGCCGGCCCGGGCCGCGAAGCTGGTCCGGGGGTACGGCGAGCGGGGCGACGCCCTGGCCCGGGAGGTCTTCGCCCAGCAGGCGATGGCGCTGGGCCGGCTCTTCACGATCGCGGCGAACTTCACCGACCCGCACGCGTACTTCGTCGGCGGTGGGGTGGTGGAGGCGGCGCCGGAGTTCCGGGACTGGTTCCTGGCCACGGTGCGGGAGCACACCGTGCTCCGTGACGAGCAGGCCGAGGTGGCGACCTTCGCCCTGGTGCCCGAGCGGGACATGGCCGGTGCGCGAGGGGTGGCCATCGCGGCGGTGGAGGCGCTCCGCGCCCAGCCGGCTCCCGAGCCGTTGGTCGGCGGTTAG